aacaaggacatatgctccactatgttcatagcagccttatttataatagccagaagctggaaagaaccaagatgtccttcaacagaggaatggttacaaaaaaaatgtggtacatttacacaatggagtattactcagctattataaaagatgaatttgagaaattcttagttccatttatcatcctgagtgagttaacccaatcacaaaagaacacacctggtatttactcactgataagtggatgttagcccaaaatcttggaatagccaagactcaacacacagaccacatgaagctcatgaagaaggaaaaccaagtgtggatgccttggtcctacttagaaggaataacaaaaatactcaagggagcaaatatgaaacaaagtgtgggacagaaactgaaggaggggtcacctggagaccattccacctgggtattcaacccatgtacagtcaccaaaggtagacatgatgtggatggcaggaagtgcatgctgacaaagcctgatatagctgtctccttagaggtctgccaaaggctgacacattcagagaccaatgctcacagctaaccactgatctgatcaagagtctcccaatggagaagctggagagaagactaaaggagcagaaagggtttgtggccacaAAaagagagtaacaataccaaccaaccagagctccccaaagtctaaaccaccagcctggaagcacattgggagggacccatgactccatcatgaaggggaggaaggccttgttgggtataggtgggagatgagattCTTGctcccatgaagaatgaacactgagtaggggggaatttgagggtggggaggtgggagtggggggggtaggtgggagcacattctCATAGCAGCATGAGGAGGGCAGATGGGggcagatgggataggaggtccctgggtgaTGGGATTAGGCAgtccctgggtggtggtgggggatgggagtaagggaataaaatctgaattgtatataatatccaataaaaataattttaaaaaaagacttaagaagtcatctatttgtctatatagcatcaccacaagacagtacatctttgtggatctgaagaaatctgctccaaaggggtgtgctattgcttagtgattgttacatatgtttaataataattattattaacaatAATTGATAATAATGGGAAAACATATTaacagcaggaatctttcctaaaataagtcccccACAGTCTTGCTGGATGGGAGCTCACTTTGtggcagattatataataatccaaggcaagcatttcaggatgatcatctgctaatgattagcttgtcccattatggctcctgacacagtACCACAAGCTTGTTATTTGTAGAcaatgtcaaagaaaataaagtgtaCTTGAAACATTTATAGCAGTAATGCTACAATGGGTATAATAATAAGATTGTCAGAATACTAAAGTAAAAGTACTTTATATATTACTGATATTCAGTTTAACGATTAGTATTCTGTCCAGGATGAAATAAGATTGTGGAAACCTTCATCTCTCACAAAAGTGTACAGCCAAAGACTTGTGACATTTGTGTAATCACACAAAAAGAGGACAAAAAAGTTACTCAATGTTTCAGAAAAACTATTGTACATACTACTTCTCTTGAGCTCAAACTGTCATGAAATAGCCATGCCCAAGTGTTTGTTTGTCCAAGGCAGTGTGTCTGCATGTTCATTTTCTCTGCAGGAAAACTCTCACttgaaaataaagtttctttaaGTAGGAAAAAAATTTGGAAGAGACTTAGATATCCTCAAAGGAATAAATGAACAACACAAAAACCATATGAATTGTTGATTCCTGACATTTCTGTTTCATTATTTGTGGTCCAAAGTATGATATGTGGGCTGatttgaagagaggaaaggaaatggaactagaataaaattatattatcatagcaaaattaaaataaattattaaaaaatagaacTGAGAAAAGTGAAAGCAGGTGAGAGGCAAGGTTGCCTTCCATCTCACTTGTTTATACACAAACTAGCGTCTATGTCTGAGAGCAACCCAGCATGGAGAAAATGTAATGATTTTATTCCACTTTTACAGAACAAGTGGGTGTTCACAATACCAACATGTTAAGTTTGTGTAAGTGATGTGACAGACATGTTTTAATGGATTAGCATGACAGGATATAGAGGGAACTATGGGAAATAAAAAAATGTGCCTGCATGGTCAAATTGAAGAAACATTTCACTTCTTCATTTTTTAAGTATAAGAATGAGTCTGAGAAAGTTTAATATAACATGTGGGAAAATGAATTTGAGACATCCCATTGAAACTCAAGCTTTTTCCAGCTCTCTTTGGCCATTAACTGTATCAGTAAACCCTAGGATTATTAGgttataaatattatacattagACAACACTAGTCatctctgttttgtgtttgtatCATATTTGGAGATAactcttattttccttttcttttattcaagttgttcaaggcatttattcatataaataCAAAAGTTATAGATAAGGACAGTCAAGGTTATTATTTGATCTGAGGTTTGTTTGGAAAGCAAAAATTATATAGGATTTAAAAATGCTGAGGACCTGATTATGTAACTTCTACACACCCTACTTTACTTTTTCTCACTTAACTaaacaagattttaaaagcatattGGGTCTGTCACAGGATCTGTTTGGAAATCAGGTAACCAAGCTTGGAACAGGTGATCTCAGAGTCACAAATGGCCCAGCATAGACCAGGGTGATGGAAAATTGGCTCAGATGATCATTGCTGTACTACTGATTTACTGATTCATAGAGTGGATTCTGAACTCCAGGAGAATGCTTTCTAATGCACCTAAGCCACCAACTTTGGTGGAAATGACTGCTGCTTAgggtgtttctgttttttctctaaGCTCATGTCTCCAGCTGGAGCACCCAGTGTTATAACCTATGTCTTGTATCTACATTCTAGATATATGAAAACCAGAAGAGAAAGTGTTTTATCTCTTGGAATAAAGGGGTAGTAATGTCTAATATTTATAGGATTCACAGGTCATTGATTGTCCATCACAGAGTTACTCCTAATAGAAAGTAAATtatatgtaaatgaaccacacaaATGCAGTTACATAAGACATTcagaaatgaattatttttaaaaagaattgcaaATACTTTTTGTTTGGTGTTGGGggcgacctttagcagaaagcggctagaaagcagctatccacatgctagccacaccTCCAAGGCTTATGTTATATCCAAttgcctacaaggggcgtggcaaaagtgtataaataccctagatttcctttcaaataaagagacttgatcagagacttgatcagaacatctgtcttgtctccattccttgtgtcttttctcctcatcctcactctctctccctctagaccctgacccgaagaccagagtggcagtttgaagccaggcagagcagagcaggccgcaacatagtaactaaccaggctttttaagtcttttgtctcaagccaggtagagctgaGCCAGTTGCAACAGTTTGGGTTCTACAACAAAGCTTTTGGTACTtgtgaaaaaaagaaactaatgtCACAAAACACAAAATCCCCAAAATTATTCTATACATTTGAAAGACCAATGttctcaaagaaaataactttattaaatGAAGACATTCTACATATCTAgtagagaaaacaacaaaatacttaTAAACCAAATATTGGCTATTTACCCAAATCATTTTGGAATGATAAGCCAATATTTTGTCAGCAGAAATTAATGGATGCTCGtgtaaataatttgaaaatataaggTTAGAAAATGGTATTGATTTTCTTATGTTATAATTCAATCAACTAATGAAATAACAGGCTAGCACATGATTTTCAGAATATATGAAACTCAAAAAGAATCAAATGTAGTTTACGTGCCTTTGCAGATGGATTGAAcagtccagtgtctgagaggtaAAAGATCTTGTGATCAGTCACTTGTGGTAGTATCTTGAAAATCTAGACTGACCAACTTCTGTTATTATAGGTGTCAAAATCTAAGactaaatatactatataaaaatttGAATAGGAAAGTGGCCTGAATAATAGAACTAGAGACTGAAGAATTGTTTAGTTCACTATAAAACAAGGGATTATCATTCTTATAGAGcttcttacaaaaagaaaaggaaatatataagattaaaataatatgaaaactaACAAGTATTACCAATGTGTTTGATCTGTTGAGCTATCACACATTTGAAGAAATACAGCAAAGTTGTATTATTACAGAAATACAAATCCCGACATTCCAGTGTTATTTGTCACTGTGTTCCATGCTTCTGGCAGGATGTCATGCAGCTCTGAGTTTCTGTCTGCATCCATAGTTCTTCATGCACTAGTAAGGTCATGCGAGGTTTAGAAGTGCTTTGGTCCTTGTATGTGTCACATTGACACATACAAGACATTTTTTGTAGAAAGCAGTGGTCACATCATTTAAGagagttaaatattttcttcactttgatccaataaatatattctttaaagtTATACAGACAAAGCTTGATAACTTACATATTAATGTATCAAATTACTTAATAATAACTaagtattgaaaatattttatataggaaaaatgaaggaatacatacacataaattttaatataaattgaaagctgaagttcaagataaatttaaaaataagactgtACAAATTTATCTATTGATATCATGTGCACTTATACCAATATGTATATTaacagacaaaaataattttaaaataaaaatttaaaaataaattgttaacttaaaattataatttgtagGTGGACCTAGAACTATTAGTAttacttttgtgtttttatatttttgatatcACCTGTGAAAAAGTGTTAAGAAATATACTGAAATTGTCTGTGTGTCTTCATGTATATGTGTTAGAAAGTAAAGTGTAGGGAATCTATATTACAAGACATTTAAGTTTTTTATTAATCTGAAGGAACATCACTATTAATgctaaaatgcaaataaataagaCAATGTTCTTCCATAAGGACATGATTATATAAGGTAGTTTATTTAcagtaaaacagaacaaaacattaCTCTTCATTAACAGAGTTTGAAGAAATATTAGTGACTAAAATCAATCATGTGCATAATTAAGCAGTCAGAAAAAATCAGGACAAAATTATTCTAACCAGCGAATTTTGTACTAAACAGTAACTTCCTTACAACACTCTTTATGGTCTCATTTCTCAGACTATAAATAACAGGGTTGAGAGTTGGAGGTAGGACTgtgtaaaagacagaaaataagaacTCTAAAGCAGTTGGAGAGTCTGAGGTTGGGTTTAGATATGCAAAGGAACCTGTAGAAAGAAACAATGAGACAACAAAAAGGTGGGGCAGGCAAGTAGAGAAGACCTTAGACCTGCTTTCagcagagggcatcctgagaactGTGGAGAATATGTGGCCATAGGAGATAGCAATCCCAATAAAGCAGACAAAGGCCATTGCAGCCAGGAAAGCAGCAACTCCCATTGTTACAAGGTAATCAGTAGAGCAGGAGAGCTTGAACAATTGAGGAATATCACAGAAAAAATGGTGAATTATTTTGGCCCCGCAGAATCTGATAGAGAATATGGTTGCTATATACAGGGTTCCTGGAATGCCAGTGCTTAGCCAGACAACTGTCACAACCCACCTACACTTTCTGGGACTCATGATGACCTCATAGTGGAGTGGAAGGCAGACAGCTACATAACGATCATATGACATCACTGTGAGAATGGCCAGCTCACCCCAAGCAAaacctgtgaagaaaaaaatctgcagCATACACTGGCCATATGAAATGTATCCACTTCCTGCCAGGGAACTCTCAATGTACTGGGGAACTGTGACAGAGAGGGATGAGAAGTCCAGAATGGAAAGGTGCTTCAGAAAGTAATACATTGGAGACTGGAGCTGTGGGTCCAGTGTtgtgatggtgataatgatgaagTTCCCTGCTGAGCCCAATAGGTATGTCACCAAAAAGAGCAAAGCCTGCAAGATCTGCAGCTCGTGGTTGTCAGAGAACCCCATGAGGAGAAACCCATTCATTGTGGTTACATTTTTCACAATCATTTTGGTAACAGAATTTGTGGCAGGAGCtggagaataaaataatatattaaaggCATTAGAATAATCCCAaggcattatttattttttcattaatgtttATTTCAATAATTACACTCTATATAGTCTATTATCCATAATTATTGAGAAACTCAAGTGAGATCACATTTTTCTTATCTCCATATATCTCACACTATCCACTCATAAAACAGTAGTTAGAGGAGAATGAACAACACGGGGTTCTCTCTAGGAATGTGATTTGTTTTGCCCCATGAAAAAGAATTGTTCCACCACCACAGCTGAAACCCATTGCTTTTCTCTAAGTCATTAATAGTCAGtcaatgatggactgtggaaTGAGATTTTGAACGTAGATTTGGTTGGTTATGTATAACTTGGACAGGGTACCATGTTAGCAAATGAAATGGGCATTTATAGGAAATACACCCAGAATTTCAATACGGTTTGGTTGTCTACTGGACACAGCTATTCTCTCTTAGAAAACAACACTGTCATAGCAAGCAGATATTGGTTATTGTAGAATCAAatgtaaataatgttttaaaagactATGCAGGAGGtattgaaatcaataaaaatacttgTGTAAGGGGTATACTCACAAGACACTCTCAGTTTAGATATCCTATTTCACTTTAAGGAGTATTTTAGGGGACAAGCAGCCTCTATTTGAATTCTATTCTTATTTAACTGCTGTCTATAGTACTTGCCTTCACCTGTAGCCACCAACAAGTTATTAGCTCTTACCAGAACAGAAACAATTACAAAATCAGATGGTTTGTTCTTGTGATGGTTTAAGATGCAGAGGAAAATGGCCAATATCCAATGAGAGACtagaaatttaaagtcatttatGTTTCCAATAGGAGTCATGCTTTAGTTCATGGTCTTTTTGATATTTGAGGGATTGAAAATAACCCATCATTCTCCCCTTTTAAGATGCATGTTGGTGTTTGGGGGCTGATGAACATTAAATGTAGTGTCAGCTTCCTgcatgcttttgttgttgttgttgctgctgctgttctattagtgagttctaggaaacaaaagcaaaataaaatatcatcACAGATTTTCAAGTTTACCTAAAATTTGTGTCCTTACAAATATAAATGCAGAATAAAATTTGAGGTCATCCTTTTTAATGTTGAGGCATTTTTCATTTAATGGCATCTCTCTTATGACAGGAAAAACTCACTCCAGCTCCCTCACACCTCTTCCTCAAAGAATGAACCTAAATCCAAATACCTGACAGGATGTTGGAATTTGATTGTAGTTAAAGTGGTCTTCAAGACAATGACATGAGAAAATGAGTCCCAGGACTTGTGGCAGCAGCATGCTGAATTCAATCCAGTATGTGCTTTACAAAAAGATCCTCCATCTATAGGAAAATAACTGACtgttaaataaagtatataaCTTTTGTTTCATCTCATACAACTTTTGTGTTTGAAAGCCTCTTGTCTGCTGTTTTGTGTACCTCAGTCATAACTTGACTCTTTCTAGAATATCCTCACACTGTTTGATTTCTTCAACACCTTATATACACAACAGAAATCAGAGCAAATCAAAGATCTCCCTTATGCTTTTCACAGTTTTTatcttttcaaattttttctttgtggttGGTAAAAtgataaacatatttataattattttccataataaatttatattggttcatttaaattaacattttaatctgATAAATTAAACTAGTTCATTTAATATGAAGATGTCAATCTGTCAAATCAAACCAGTACAGTGAGAGTTGAGAAAGCGGAGTAATATTGATCTTTCATGGAAATGAGACAGGAGACATGTTTGGGTCCTTCCTAAAATCCACACAGATAGTTTCATCAGCTTGCAGTTAaggattttaatagaaaaaatttaaGTGTTTGTAGCTTAAGTAATAATATGAACATCAAGttataataatttatacatataaaatttatacacACAGGGATGGGGTAATAATCACATTGAACATGGCTACTTGGGCTGTATCTAATGTTAATATCTGAGAGCTATTGAAGAAGTGCTATAACTGTTTAGAGATGTGTCACATATGCAAAAGTATAACTTGATAACTTTTCTCATTCAGTAGTCTTCTCACATGGTCTCTTATTAtgtttatatgaatttttaaaatcggTTTATTTTCACTAAGGTGCCCTTGCTTCCTTGCTATAATGATAgccttactttttaaaactaaggTTGTAAGGTTGTGTTAAAATTTCCATAAAATACTTATCTTTTCTCATGCAAGTTTAGGAAACTCACTCCAAGAAGACTTGTTGTATATGTAGCTCTCCAAGCTGATCAACAATTTCTGATATTTCTTGTCCATGATTGCAGATTTATAAATCCTATTATGTCCCTAGAGAACAATTGTGGTGAGCTGTCTCTTGTGGAGAGTGAATGGACTTGAAGGTGTACTCTCTTTTGAAATGGACTTAGACAAAGTTACTTCATTTACTCTGACCCCATGTCACCTGGGACATGGAGTCCCTAAAATTTTCCACATATCTGTTGAATGGTTTTGTGATCTAGGGGTTTAGTTGTCCTAGCTCAGTGGTTTTCAGTCCTTAGTAAACCTGTGCATCTCCAGAGAGCTGTTGGGCACCACTCTGAGTGTCTCTGAAGCAACCATTGTAGGCAATATCTCACAGGGGTAGCTTCTAGTGCAAATGCCTCAGGTAGATGGCTACTGTGTAGCAAAATTGATTATTCCTGACAGGACAAAAGAATAGAtaaattaaagtagaaaaataatggAAGAAATTATACATTTGTCAACCACATTTTACTCTATCTGTTATTTTCAAAGAATTCATAATTTATCAGTTAAACTAATGGAGGAAATTTAAATACAGCAAGAATTCATTCAATGTGAAGTTTAGAGTTAGTGTGAGGAAATCATCAGTACTGATGAATGTTCAGTGTGGCCAAGACATGATGATGCCATAGAAAAATTGATTTGCTCCTTTAAAATTACTTACTCCTTTCTACAGAAAATAAAGCATTACTTTGTTTTGCTTCAAAGAAAATCTCATGACTTCTTGAAAGTCACAAACAAAAATGCAATTACAGGATTTTGCCAAAACCTTTCTGCATATTTGAATGGTTGAATTGTGAAGAGCTTCTCCTAATTTGAAGTATTGTTTTCAGGAAAATTTCCTTAAAACAACGGAATTGAGGGAAAAATTGATCATgatattaatttttctattacTATTTTTCCCTTGCTGGAAAATGAACTCAGCTGTGCTACTAAGCTATATCTCTACAGCTGTTCATATTTAGATTTCTACACTGATAAGAGAACCAGGTAGGTGATATTCACTGTTCTTCCAGACCTCCATTTCCAATGCCCCAATAtcattctcactgtgtagcataCAGCTTGTAGAGGCCTAAATACCCTCTCTACTTCCCCTGTGGACTCCACAGGTCTTTGGGGCAGACCCAGTTTTTCTCCCTCCTACAGATTTTTCTCACCTGTACTCTCCCATCCTATCCTCATTCATTTTAGTCAGCTCCTAACACctagaaaaacattttctctgGGAATCCACAGTGTCCCCACCTGGCAGGGACACAGGACACTCTGTATCAGGAAACCCACATTTACCACATGCTCCTAAAAACCAGTGAAGGCAACATAAACAAAGGACTAAAAAACCAACCCTCCAAAGACAAGACAAGATATAAACACCTAGAGTCACAATCACCCCAAATCTAATTGTTTAGATGCCAgaatgaaaatataatcaaacagccAGCACAACATGTTTTTGCCAGAATCCAGAAACTCTACTACTATAGGTCGTGAGAAATGGAATATTGTTAAAGCATAATAAAGAATATTTACAGGACACCCACAGTCAAGATCaacttaaatgaagagaaactcaaagaaatttcACTAAATAGACAAGGTTGACAACTCTCTTCAGAttttttcaatatagtactggcaGTCTTAGCAAGAACAGTAAACAACTATTTTAGATCAAGGGGGAAAAataggaagggaagaagtcaaagtttctttattttcaaatgatataattgtatatatatgtgaccTTAAAAGTTTTATCAGGAAATTCCTACAGCTGAC
The sequence above is drawn from the Arvicanthis niloticus isolate mArvNil1 chromosome 20, mArvNil1.pat.X, whole genome shotgun sequence genome and encodes:
- the LOC117724797 gene encoding olfactory receptor 14J1-like isoform X1, giving the protein MPWDYSNAFNILFYSPAPATNSVTKMIVKNVTTMNGFLLMGFSDNHELQILQALLFLVTYLLGSAGNFIIITITTLDPQLQSPMYYFLKHLSILDFSSLSVTVPQYIESSLAGSGYISYGQCMLQIFFFTGFAWGELAILTVMSYDRYVAVCLPLHYEVIMSPRKCRWVVTVVWLSTGIPGTLYIATIFSIRFCGAKIIHHFFCDIPQLFKLSCSTDYLVTMGVAAFLAAMAFVCFIGIAISYGHIFSTVLRMPSAESRSKVFSTCLPHLFVVSLFLSTGSFAYLNPTSDSPTALEFLFSVFYTVLPPTLNPVIYSLRNETIKSVVRKLLFSTKFAG
- the LOC117724797 gene encoding olfactory receptor 14J1-like isoform X2 encodes the protein MIVKNVTTMNGFLLMGFSDNHELQILQALLFLVTYLLGSAGNFIIITITTLDPQLQSPMYYFLKHLSILDFSSLSVTVPQYIESSLAGSGYISYGQCMLQIFFFTGFAWGELAILTVMSYDRYVAVCLPLHYEVIMSPRKCRWVVTVVWLSTGIPGTLYIATIFSIRFCGAKIIHHFFCDIPQLFKLSCSTDYLVTMGVAAFLAAMAFVCFIGIAISYGHIFSTVLRMPSAESRSKVFSTCLPHLFVVSLFLSTGSFAYLNPTSDSPTALEFLFSVFYTVLPPTLNPVIYSLRNETIKSVVRKLLFSTKFAG